A window of Macrotis lagotis isolate mMagLag1 chromosome X, bilby.v1.9.chrom.fasta, whole genome shotgun sequence contains these coding sequences:
- the ENY2 gene encoding transcription and mRNA export factor ENY2, whose protein sequence is MNKDAQMRATINQKLIETGERERLKELLRAKLIECGWKDQLKAHCKDVIKEKGLEHVTVDDLVAEITPKGRALVPDSVKKELLQRIRTFLAQHASL, encoded by the exons ATGAACAAAGATGCACAGATGAGAGCAACTATTAACCAGAAACTGATAGAAACTGGTGAAAGAGAACG acttAAAGAATTGCTAAGAGCTAAATTAATTGAATGTGGTTGGAAAGATCAATTAAAAGCTCATTGTAAAG AtgtgattaaagaaaaaggattaGAACACGTTACTGTTGATGACTTGGTGGCAGAGATAACTCCAAAAGGCAGAG CTCTTGTACCTGACAGTGTGAAGAAGGAGCTTTTACAAAGAATAAGAACTTTCCTTGCTCAGCATGCCAGCCTTTAA